The DNA window ATAAGAGATACTCTCattgaaaaaaacataaacatcaTTTGGTTAAGTAAGCTGCGCACTTACTGCAGATACTATCGGCTTTGTTATCCGATAATGTACCAATTCATGCATTCATCATTGTCATTTTCAACAGTAGCAGCTGCTTATATACGCTTCATCTTTTGTGACTATTTTTCTTGCGCGGCAGCCAATgtcaaacaataataattgcGTGCAATTATAATGACTCTGGTTTTTGGTCTATTGGCGAGGCGAAGAGTGGCTTAGGCGATGTTCAAGTACGCAGGCGAAGCGCTGTTGTTgcggttttatttttattcggcCAACCAGACTCATAAACGCTTCAGCAATTTACATTTCGACAACCTTGCGAGCCCCTCAAGGCaaacttaataaaatgtttggctGATAACAGTTGATATTGCTCTTGGCCAGCGGAACTTAATGCCAGTGCCATTTGATATGTGTTGTTATTAATATGGTGTTACCATTATGGCCATGCTTGAACCGTAATTGTTGTACCACTAACTATTATTCACTTTTATAGTCAACAACGTGGGTATGATGTATGACCACCCAGAGAGCCTTGACCTTGTGTCAGAGGATCTTCTCTGGAACCTCCTTACCGTCAACATGGGATCGGTTACCATGCTCACCCGCAAGATCCTGCCCCAGATGATCGGTCGCCGAAAGGGAGCCATTGTCAACCTGGGATCGTCCTCCGAACTCCAGCCACTGCCCAACATGACCGTCTATGCTGCGAGCAAGAAGTTTGTCACCTACTTCTCCAAGGCCCTCGAACTGGAGGTGGCGGAACACAATATCCACGTGCAGCTGGTGATGCCCAACTTTGTGGTCACTAAGATGAATGCCTACGCCGATCGGGTAATGCAGGGAGGTCTGTTCTTCCCGAACGCATATACTTTTGCCCGGTCCGCCGTATTTACACTGGGAAAAACGAGCGAGACCAACGGTTTCTGGACCCACGGAATTCAGGTCAGCTATTTGCCGATTAAGAATTTATTTCCATATCCAATACAGCTTCACTGACTAGAAGTTGTTGAATGCCTTTATATTTTACACAATCATAATCATAgcttattattaaataaaatcttttttaCAGTATGCCTTCATGAAACTGGCTCCCCTGCCGATCCGCACATTCTTGGGACACCAACTCTTCAAGCGACTGAGAATCGAGGCCCTcgagcaaaagcaaaagaaactGAAGCTTACTTAAGTTATTAGGCTAGGTTAGGAGTCATGTAAATATTTGGTTCTTAGTCATAGGGCTTAAACTATACACTAGAAGAAAAATCACTTTTGTACGAAGccataaaaaaattaaaaatgtgaaaccacacataaaacaaaagataaaaGACACGTCCAAAAACCGGCTGGCAAAATCAATTGCCAAAATGCACTGCCGGATTGCATAAGCGCTGCAATTTGGCCAAGGAGCAGAGGGGGTTGGGTTTTAGACGGTTTAAGCCGTGAAACCGGTTGGCCAGCGCGCGAAACTGCTGACCGACAAAATGGCAAAGTGGCCAACTGCAGTCGGAAGCCGCCTGAAGACCAACAATGACTGGGTATCCGCTTCATTGCTTGCACTTTTTGCTTGTTTTACAATTTGTATagccgttactcgtagagtaaaagggtatactacaCGCGTTGAAATGTATGTTACAGGTAAGAGAAAACGTTTCCGTTAAAAGGATATgcattcttgatcaggattactAGGTGAGTCCTTCTTCTATCCAACACTGTGACGACCAaacattgaaaaatgttttgttagttttttcgttttattaatAGTGTTGCAAGTGTCTACTGTAATCGTTCTAGCAATCCTACTAGCTTAGTAACGGGTGTCTGAAAGTCGAGCAAATCTACTATTGCATTCcctcttgttttgtttgttttattaaattgtgcCCAGTAGTTAAAGGCCATAATTTGCATTATGCCACATGCAAATTAAGTATAAGTACTTTAAAGATCTATCGAAGAACTGACCACAATTGCACGAAATTATATTTTAGCTGGAAGCAAAGACtaagcaaaaacaagagagaacgctatagtcgagttccccgactatctgatacccgttactcagctagtgtaagtgcgaaggacagtttttggcggtttgtgggcgttagagtgggcgtggccaaaagttttttggcgaatagatagaaatttacaagactaatacaaaaatgaaaaaatatcaaaacatttttcaaaagtgtgggcgtggcagcttttggcggtttgtgggcgttagagtgggcgtggcaaaaagtttttttgcaaatcgatagaaattttcaagaccaatacaaaaatgaaaaaatatcaaaacatttttcaaaagtgtgggcgtggcagcttttggcggtttgtgggcgttagagtgggcgtggcaaaaagtttttttgcaaatcgatagaaattttcaagaccaatacaaaaatgaagaaatattaaaacatttttcaaaagtgtgggcgtcgcagttttgggcggtttgtgggcgttagagtgggcgtggcagcatgattcgacaaacttgcgctgcgtctatgtccctggagtctgtatgcctaatctcaactttctagcttttgtacttcctgagatctcacgttcatacggacagacagacggacagacggacggacagacggacggacagacggacatggccaaaacgactcggctattgatcctgatcaagaatatatatactttatatggtcggaaacgcttccttctgcctgttacatacttttcaacgaatctagtatacccttttactctacgagtaacgggtataaaaaattacacctttctaattgcatatttaatagtgcgtagtaaaataaattgggttttatttgttaattgtttGTAGGATGCTCAAATATCAATGTTCTTCACATTAAACGTTGTTAAAAGGCTTAACCCCATTTAAAAGAAGTtgatttcaaaaatattttctaaataaatatcgatacattttcttacattttataaatcCAATTGAAGCTTCgttttattataaacaattattacCTCTTGTTTCTTTCATGTACGTTGTTTATGAAAAATCACAGCAAACGGTAATGCGGTATTTTTACCGATTCAAGATTTGAACAAGCCTAAAATTATGCTTGagatattatattttctttaagtgGGCCCCACAATCATAATACATGTACTTATACgaaatacataattaaaatatgattGAGTTCATTTTTGATTACTGTAAATAAAAACCCcacattttacaaaattaaagaaaaagtaacaaatagtttggtgtttgtgtttttattcctgcagtttgttgttgctgttttttgcGGATGTTATTCACAAGTTATTTAAGAAAAGTCGAGTAAAATGCAGTTATACATTATGCATGTCTTAATAAGTACGAGTGCGATAAACGTGGTTGTTTAACAATGAAATAACCAATAATCGATGGTTCGCATTGATTGCTGGTGTTGTTCTTAATTTGCTTATACTGTACATCATGGTCTATGAATTGCAAACTAAGTAGATTCCATTGCcgaacgaaaataaaaaagatcacaaaacaatatttatgATTAGAGCAGATGACGCCAAGGCCGGCAGCAAAGTTCTCAAGATTTATCGATCCTGCAGCGCCTCAAAGATGGAAGAAATGTGGCAGAGCACTGTGAAAAAACAAACGAATAAATattgaagaaaatatttaattgaagcGCATCCCAGGGGATCGAAATAATTGGTATTTACCACTTGGCAG is part of the Drosophila yakuba strain Tai18E2 chromosome 2R, Prin_Dyak_Tai18E2_2.1, whole genome shotgun sequence genome and encodes:
- the LOC6529502 gene encoding hydroxysteroid dehydrogenase-like protein 1 isoform X2; protein product: MAFIWQLISAAIYLVGLLTIGVFLYDNLKSLVSIIKAVLEPYFQPHLPKTLVEKFGQWAVVTGATDGIGKEYARELARQGINLVLISRTKEKLIAVTNEIESQYKVKTKWIAVDFCRGREVYDQIEKELAGIDVGILVNNVGMMYDHPESLDLVSEDLLWNLLTVNMGSVTMLTRKILPQMIGRRKGAIVNLGSSSELQPLPNMTVYAASKKFVTYFSKALELEVAEHNIHVQLVMPNFVVTKMNAYADRVMQGGLFFPNAYTFARSAVFTLGKTSETNGFWTHGIQYAFMKLAPLPIRTFLGHQLFKRLRIEALEQKQKKLKLT
- the LOC6529502 gene encoding hydroxysteroid dehydrogenase-like protein 1 isoform X1 gives rise to the protein MQPVLEVSIYTLLRMAFIWQLISAAIYLVGLLTIGVFLYDNLKSLVSIIKAVLEPYFQPHLPKTLVEKFGQWAVVTGATDGIGKEYARELARQGINLVLISRTKEKLIAVTNEIESQYKVKTKWIAVDFCRGREVYDQIEKELAGIDVGILVNNVGMMYDHPESLDLVSEDLLWNLLTVNMGSVTMLTRKILPQMIGRRKGAIVNLGSSSELQPLPNMTVYAASKKFVTYFSKALELEVAEHNIHVQLVMPNFVVTKMNAYADRVMQGGLFFPNAYTFARSAVFTLGKTSETNGFWTHGIQYAFMKLAPLPIRTFLGHQLFKRLRIEALEQKQKKLKLT